The following proteins are co-located in the Hemicordylus capensis ecotype Gifberg chromosome 11, rHemCap1.1.pri, whole genome shotgun sequence genome:
- the FUNDC2 gene encoding FUN14 domain-containing protein 2 → MRMGTETHWPPANMEDEEEEEEGPLVPSPRASATHSCSSLIRLKQEAKRKRQGKQRKAVAMPVTSDSDDILDLAKFTKKQPWWRKLFGSTSGSNEEKYNVATQLAIGGAIGWCTGFIFQKVGKLAATAVGGGFFLLQMANHTGYIKIDWKMVERDVSKAKEQLTLQGGSSKQLAPEVKNRVNEVVAFLKTNVVLAGGFAGGFLLGMAS, encoded by the exons ATGCGCATGGGGACGGAGACGCACTGGCCGCCTGCTAACATGGAGGacgaagaggaggaagaggaggggcctCTTGTGCCGTCGCCACGCGCCTCCGCGACTCACTCGTGCTCCTCCCTCATCCGCCTGAAGCAGGAGGCCAAGCGCAAGCGGCAGGGGAAGCAGCGCAAGGCCGTAGCTATGCCAG TGACCTCAGACAGCGATGACATCCTGGACCTGGCCAAGTTCACTAAGAAGCAGCCCTGGTGGCGCAAGCTGTTCGGGTCCACCTCTGGATCCAACGAGGAAAAGTACAACGTAGCAACCCAGCTGGCCATTGGAGGCGCCATCGGATG GTGCACCGGCTTCATCTTCCAGAAGGTTGGAaaactggcagcaactgcagtGGGAGGAGGCTTCTTCCTCCTTCAG ATGGCGAACCACACGGGATACATCAAAATTGACTGGAAGATGGTTGAGCGGGACGTGAGCAAGGCCAAGGAGCAGCTGACACTCcaagggggctcctccaagcaGCTGGCACCAGAGGTGAAGAACCGAGTGAATGAG GTGGTTGCCTTTCTGAAGACGAACGTCGTCCTGGCTGGAGGATTTGCAGGTGGTTTCCTGCTTGGCATGGCCTCTTAA